The Vibrio cyclitrophicus sequence GTTCGCAACCGACATATCGAGTTATCTTGATTTTGTACTCGCGTTGTTCTTTGCCTTTGGTATTGCTTTTGAAGTGCCAGTCGCGATTATCTTGCTATGTTGGACGGGTGCAACGACGCCTCAATCTCTGTCTGAAAAGCGTCCTTACATCGTCGTAGGTGCTTTCATCATAGGTATGATGCTGACACCACCAGATATGATTTCGCAAACACTGTTGGCGATTCCAATGTGTATTCTGTTTGAGATTGGTCTGTTCTTCGCTCGTTTTTATACGCGTAAGCCAGGTGCGGATGAAGAGGAAGAAGCTGAATCTTGATTCGGAATGCTTCAGTAAAAATCACATAATAAAAAAGCGGCCTAGGGCCGCTTTTTTATTATGTCTGTTTATCGAATCTTTAACTGATAGCCACAGTTATGACATATATAGAGCTCTTTGATGCCCCAAATTTTATGCCATAGAGTTCGATGTTGACGTTGTAAGTGTTGTGAATGGTCACACATAATCAACTACCTCCATATGCAGGTGGTTGATAGTATACATATCACATTGCTTTCTCAAATGAATTCAGGGTAAATCCGTAATATTTACTTATTAATAGTTTTATCATAGATTAAACAATGATTTAGCATTGGTGGTGGTTATGTTTTCGACTTCTTCAAGGGTAATTCCGCGTAATTCAGCGATGCGTTTTGCTACTAACTCTGTGTAGGCTGGTTCGTTGCGTTTACCGCGATTCGGTGTTGGTGCTAAATATGGGCAATCTGTTTCTAGGATGACGTAATTCATATCCAGATGTGGGATCACCTTATCCATACCTGAATTCTTAAAGGTCGACACGCCACCTAAACCTAAATGAAAGCCTAGCTCGTTAATCGCTTGAGCTTCCTCTAAGCTGCTGCCAAAACAGTGGAACACGCCACGTAAGCTGCCATCTTGTTCTTGGCGAAGCAGTGCAAGTGTCTCTTCAATGGAATCACGGGTGTGGATCACGACAGGTAGGTCTAGATCTTTTGCCCACTGAAGTTGAGTCACAAACGCCATCTCTTGTTCGGCCTTAAAGGTTTTATCCCAGTACAGGTCGATACCGATCTCACCCACGGCGATAAAATCATGCTTATCAAACCAAGCTCGAATGGTTTTCAGGGTCTGCTCAATATTTGCATCCACATAACAAGGGTGTAAGCCCATCATTGAACGACACACATCAGGAAACTGCGCTTCTGTCGCTAACATTGGCTCGATAGATTCTAAATCGATGTTCGGCAATAGAATCGTATCAATACCTTGGGCAAGTGCGCGCTGCACCACCTGTTCGCGGTCTTCGTCGAATTCGCTCGCGTAAATATGGGCATGGGTGTCGATCATTATTTTTGTCCTGAAAGCGGTCTGTACTGAGTTGTCATGAGTATACGGCAGTGTGAGGAGAAGGTCATTTTTTGCCATTTATCCCTTTTTTTGAATGGGTTTTCGCTTTACTGCTAGCGTCCTGAGCCATCAGTGATATGCTTTTGCCAGTATTTAGCACTTTTCATATCTAAGCATTTTGGTGTTTAGACTAGGCAAGGAGAATCTAGTGTCTGTTTCAATTCAAGGTCAATTCCCAGGTCGTCGTATGCGTCGTATGCGTAAACATGACTTTAGCCGTCGCTTAATGGCAGAAAATCAATTGTCTGTAGATGACCTAATCTACCCAATGTTTATCTTGATGGGTAAAGAGCGTCGTGAGCCTGTAGAGTCAATGCCAGGTGTTGAGCGTCTGTCTATCGACCTTATGCTTGAGGAAGCGGATTACCTGTCAAAACTGGGTGTCCCTGCGATTGCTCTATTTCCAGTCGTGAACCAAGATGCTAAAAGTTTATGCGCAGCTGAAGCTCATAACTCAGAAGGTTTGGTGCAGCGCGCTGTACGTTTACTAAAAGAGCATGTGCCAAATATGGGTGTGATTACTGACGTAGCACTAGACCCGTTCACCACTCACGGCCAAGACGGCATCATTGATGAAGATGGTTACGTGATGAATGACGAGACGACTGAAGTCTTGATCAAGCAAGCATTATCACACGCTGAAGCGGGTGCGGATGTGGTTGCACCGTCAGATATGATGGATGGTCGCATTGGTAAGATCCGTGAAGCTCTAGAAGAAGCGGGCCATATTCATACCCAAATCATGGCTTACTCTGCGAAATACGCATCGTGCTACTACGGTCCATTCCGCGATGCGGTCGGCAGTGCTTCGAACCTGAAAGGGGGTAACAAGAAGAACTACCAGATGGATCCAGCAAACAGCGATGAAGCGATTCACGAAGTGGCGATGGATCTTAATGAAGGTGCGGATATGGTGATGGTTAAGCCAGGCATGCCTTACCTAGACATCGTGCGCCGTGTTAAGCATGAGCTGCAAGCGCCGACTTTTGCTTATCAAGTGTCTGGTGAATATGCGATGCATAAAGCTGCGATCCAAAATGGTTGGCTGAAAGAGCGTGAAACCGTAATGGAATCACTGTTGTGCTTTAAGCGTGCTGGTGCTGATGGCATCCTGACGTACTTCGCTAAAGATGTCGCAGAGTGGCTTGCTGAAGATAACGCACAAGCTGCTGAGCACCTGCAAGGCAAGTAAGTATCAAGCAAACCATATGATCACCAAAGGGTTGGCCGTTGTGCCAACCCTTTTGTTTTATTAGGATGAAACAAGATGTCTGTCATTGTGCGTGAAGGCTCATTAGAAGAGGTGGTTTCTGTTGTTGAACAGATTACCGAGTTTGCCAAAAAAGAGAGTGTAACGTCTTTATCGGAGCGATTAGCGGGTAAAACAAGCCTGATCCTCGTTGCTGAAGAAGCGGGTGTGTTACTGGGTTTTAAGATCGGTTATGAATTGGATGAAAACACATTTTATAGCTGGTTTGGCGGTGTTTCATCATTGGCGAGAAACAAGGGTGTGGCGCAAGCGCAACTTGATGTTCAAGAACAGTGGGTGAAGCAGCAGGGCTATCAACAACTGAAAGTGAAGTCTCGTAACCAGTTCCCCGCAATGTTGCGCTTGTTATTAAGAAACGGTTACCTAATCGAAAAATTTGAAGAAAAAGAAGACATTAATGACCATAGAATCCATTTTTTGAAGCAAATTTGAGCACTGCTGTTAACGGTTTATAAATTAAATGAGATTTATTATCATTTAAGTGTTGACTATCAAATGAGAATCATTATTATTAACTTTGTCTTAGGGAATGAGGAAATGTTCACAAGGATGTTAAGTACTCAAGTATCTACTTGGTTACCCAACAGAATTCTCGCGAACTTGTACTAAGTTCTTTTTGACACGACATTGCTCACATTGCTTCCAGTGTAATTTATAGCTTTTAGGTAAAGCTGTGGTATTCAATTTGAATGGCTTTACCGGTTTTTGCTAGGCGACATCTTCGGGTGTCGCTTTTTTTATACCTCCATTTCAACAAGATGCATATTTAGTGGCACATATTTTTATGAATAAAACGCCATCAGTATTCTTTTCCACAACGCAAGATCGTAAAAAGATCGTTGATCATATGTTCGATCTGTAATTTTATTCTTTATTTTCATGTGTTTATTGGTATTTTATTGCTTGTTGTGCTTAGTTTTCAACAAGGTGGATAAATAATATAAACAGAGTTATCCACAGAACGCTTGCGTCTAAGAACAAAAAATAACAATAAATCGATTATAACGAACACAACCGAGTGAACGGATACAGATCGACAACGTGGAATCCAACCAACAGACGTGGCATTCTTAACAGATAATTTCTGTACTTACTGGATACACAAACATTATGGCTCGTATTCCTGATAATCCATTGATTCTGATCGATGGCTCTTCTTACCTATATCGCGCGTTCCATGCTTACCCTGGCACAATGAGCAATGGTGATATCCCTACCAACGCTGTTTACGGTGTAGTTAACATGTTGCGCAGCATGATGCGTCAATTTGCTTCTGATCGTATTGCGGTAATTTTTGATGCGAAAGGAAAGACGTTCCGTGATGACATGTACCCAGAGTACAAGGCAAACCGTCCACCAATGCCTGACGATCTTCGTTGTCAGATAGAACCTCTGCACAATGTTATTCGTGCGATGGGTTTACCACTTATCTCTATTCCTGGCGTTGAAGCGGATGATGTGATCGGTACGCTTGCTTCTCAAGCTTCAGCTCTCGGTATGCCTGTGCTTATCAGTACTGGCGATAAAGATATGGCGCAGCTTGTCGATGACAACGTTACTTTGATCAACACTATGACCAACGTAGTGATGGATCGTGAAGGTGTGATTGAGAAGTTTGGTATTCCGCCAGAGCTGATTATCGACTACCTTGCGCTGATGGGCGATAAAGTCGATAACATCCCAGGTGTTCCGGGTGTTGGCGACAAGACAGCGACTGCTCTGCTACAAGGCATTGGTAGCATCGAAAAGCTGTATCAAAATCTTGATGATATTGCGGCGCTTGGCTTCCGTGGTTCAAAAACCATGGC is a genomic window containing:
- a CDS encoding TatD family hydrolase, with translation MIDTHAHIYASEFDEDREQVVQRALAQGIDTILLPNIDLESIEPMLATEAQFPDVCRSMMGLHPCYVDANIEQTLKTIRAWFDKHDFIAVGEIGIDLYWDKTFKAEQEMAFVTQLQWAKDLDLPVVIHTRDSIEETLALLRQEQDGSLRGVFHCFGSSLEEAQAINELGFHLGLGGVSTFKNSGMDKVIPHLDMNYVILETDCPYLAPTPNRGKRNEPAYTELVAKRIAELRGITLEEVENITTTNAKSLFNL
- the hemB gene encoding porphobilinogen synthase, with amino-acid sequence MSVSIQGQFPGRRMRRMRKHDFSRRLMAENQLSVDDLIYPMFILMGKERREPVESMPGVERLSIDLMLEEADYLSKLGVPAIALFPVVNQDAKSLCAAEAHNSEGLVQRAVRLLKEHVPNMGVITDVALDPFTTHGQDGIIDEDGYVMNDETTEVLIKQALSHAEAGADVVAPSDMMDGRIGKIREALEEAGHIHTQIMAYSAKYASCYYGPFRDAVGSASNLKGGNKKNYQMDPANSDEAIHEVAMDLNEGADMVMVKPGMPYLDIVRRVKHELQAPTFAYQVSGEYAMHKAAIQNGWLKERETVMESLLCFKRAGADGILTYFAKDVAEWLAEDNAQAAEHLQGK
- a CDS encoding GNAT family N-acetyltransferase; its protein translation is MSVIVREGSLEEVVSVVEQITEFAKKESVTSLSERLAGKTSLILVAEEAGVLLGFKIGYELDENTFYSWFGGVSSLARNKGVAQAQLDVQEQWVKQQGYQQLKVKSRNQFPAMLRLLLRNGYLIEKFEEKEDINDHRIHFLKQI